Proteins encoded within one genomic window of Pararhizobium capsulatum DSM 1112:
- a CDS encoding STAS/SEC14 domain-containing protein — protein MVLLEPLREKNILIVAPQGPLGQADFETIAKAVDACQTSEGKVAGLMITIGLFPGWQSFSAFTAHLKFVARHHRRIHRIAVVTNSALLKIVPGIAGVFLHPEIRKRPASRFL, from the coding sequence ATGGTTCTCCTTGAGCCCCTGCGTGAAAAAAATATCCTGATTGTTGCGCCTCAGGGTCCTCTCGGGCAGGCGGACTTCGAGACGATCGCAAAAGCGGTCGATGCCTGCCAGACTTCAGAGGGCAAGGTCGCCGGTCTGATGATCACGATCGGTTTGTTTCCCGGATGGCAGAGCTTTTCGGCTTTCACTGCACATCTGAAGTTTGTCGCTCGTCACCACCGAAGAATCCACCGTATCGCAGTCGTGACGAATAGTGCGCTTTTGAAAATCGTTCCGGGTATCGCCGGCGTTTTCCTTCACCCGGAAATCCGTAAGCGTCCGGCGAGCAGATTTCTCTGA
- the tnpA gene encoding IS66-like element accessory protein TnpA codes for MARIEIMSGTERRRRWSDEAKLRILAEADQPGVRIGDVARRHDIHPGQIRLWRQSFSYVGRPAMFLPVEITEEVSATQAPDTPPTPAVIEISLRNGRGLKVPIDVELKLLTSLVACLEAA; via the coding sequence ATGGCTCGAATTGAGATCATGTCCGGGACTGAGCGCAGACGGCGTTGGTCGGACGAAGCGAAACTGAGGATATTGGCAGAAGCGGATCAACCTGGTGTTCGCATTGGTGATGTGGCTCGCCGGCATGACATTCATCCTGGCCAAATCCGTTTGTGGCGGCAGTCCTTCAGCTATGTTGGTCGACCAGCGATGTTCCTTCCGGTGGAAATCACCGAGGAAGTGAGCGCTACCCAGGCACCTGATACGCCACCGACGCCAGCGGTCATTGAGATCTCGCTACGAAACGGTCGGGGCTTGAAAGTCCCGATTGATGTTGAGCTGAAGCTGCTTACGTCGCTGGTGGCCTGTCTGGAGGCGGCATGA
- the tnpB gene encoding IS66 family insertion sequence element accessory protein TnpB (TnpB, as the term is used for proteins encoded by IS66 family insertion elements, is considered an accessory protein, since TnpC, encoded by a neighboring gene, is a DDE family transposase.), whose translation MIGPSGNVRVYLACGVTDMRRGIDGLSALVETAIKEAPGSSAIFGFRGKRADRIKLLWWDGQGFCLFYKVLERGYFPWPTAKEGVAHLTQAQLSMLVEGIDWRRPA comes from the coding sequence ATGATCGGACCTTCCGGGAATGTGCGGGTCTATCTGGCCTGCGGAGTAACGGACATGCGGCGTGGCATTGATGGTCTATCGGCGCTGGTCGAGACGGCGATTAAGGAGGCACCGGGCTCGAGTGCGATCTTCGGCTTCCGCGGAAAGCGCGCCGATCGGATCAAGCTTCTCTGGTGGGATGGCCAAGGGTTTTGCCTATTTTACAAGGTTCTTGAGCGCGGATACTTTCCATGGCCGACGGCGAAAGAGGGCGTTGCGCACCTGACGCAGGCGCAGCTCTCGATGCTTGTGGAAGGGATTGATTGGCGCCGACCTGCATGA
- a CDS encoding IS110 family transposase, whose protein sequence is MTDYDAYIGLDVHKDSISVAIADAGRSGEVRLFGAIPNEPDAISKLVKKLSSRHGRVEFVYEAGPCGYNVFRQIEALGFVCRVVAPSHTPVRPGNRQKNDTRDAMMLARLLRAGELTFVWVPDVVHEAMRDLVRARSVASHDARKARTLIQLFLLKHDLRYSAKSWTSRHRTWLRNRHFQHHAQQIAFQSYLNRLEQAEARKKELEDQIAVISQTWSLARTVMNLQAFKGIGLVIAATLVAEVGIFSRFDSPRKLMAYLGLVPGEHSSGGSVRPRGITKTGNSALRALLFEAAWSYRVQAKVGNWMHKRRPDVPQAINDIAWKAQVRLSSRYRKLVGSGKKSNVAITAVARELVGFLWDVARKTEVETMSPAA, encoded by the coding sequence ATGACTGACTACGATGCATATATTGGGTTGGACGTCCACAAAGACTCGATCTCCGTTGCCATTGCAGACGCTGGCCGTTCTGGCGAGGTCCGTCTATTCGGAGCGATTCCGAACGAGCCAGACGCGATCTCCAAACTTGTAAAGAAACTTTCGAGCAGGCACGGACGGGTAGAGTTTGTTTACGAGGCAGGGCCGTGTGGATACAACGTCTTTCGGCAAATTGAGGCGTTGGGGTTTGTTTGCCGGGTAGTCGCGCCAAGCCATACCCCTGTCCGACCGGGCAATCGGCAGAAGAACGACACTCGCGACGCCATGATGCTTGCAAGGCTGTTGCGCGCCGGAGAACTTACCTTCGTTTGGGTTCCTGATGTCGTGCACGAGGCGATGCGTGACCTAGTGCGAGCCCGGTCTGTCGCGTCTCACGATGCGCGGAAAGCACGAACATTGATCCAACTGTTTTTGTTAAAGCATGACCTCCGGTATTCAGCCAAGTCATGGACTTCGAGGCATAGAACCTGGCTACGCAACCGACATTTCCAACATCATGCACAGCAGATCGCGTTTCAAAGCTATCTAAATCGACTGGAACAGGCCGAGGCCCGCAAAAAGGAGTTGGAGGATCAGATCGCTGTCATTTCTCAAACATGGTCCCTGGCACGTACAGTGATGAACCTGCAGGCCTTCAAAGGCATAGGCTTGGTCATTGCCGCAACACTGGTCGCCGAGGTCGGAATATTTTCTCGCTTCGACAGTCCCCGGAAGCTCATGGCATACCTTGGACTGGTCCCTGGAGAGCACTCAAGCGGCGGTTCCGTTCGACCACGCGGGATAACGAAGACAGGCAACTCGGCCCTTCGCGCCTTGCTCTTCGAAGCTGCCTGGTCCTACCGCGTTCAGGCCAAGGTTGGGAACTGGATGCATAAGCGACGCCCGGACGTCCCGCAGGCCATTAATGACATCGCCTGGAAAGCACAGGTGCGGCTGAGCTCTCGATACCGCAAATTGGTCGGATCAGGTAAAAAGAGCAACGTGGCCATCACCGCGGTCGCTCGCGAGCTTGTCGGCTTCCTATGGGATGTTGCTCGCAAAACGGAAGTCGAAACAATGTCACCTGCTGCTTGA